A window of Zingiber officinale cultivar Zhangliang chromosome 5A, Zo_v1.1, whole genome shotgun sequence contains these coding sequences:
- the LOC121980710 gene encoding probable lysophospholipase BODYGUARD 1: MSQETKHSSSFGLWLPAMASAAAAVARMVNEAVSLLVFIVLDLLDALLCFVYKMADYVMEECKPCYCSSSFNSSSDDDDDVILVAEKGGSKLLSLTSSASSDDTKLHLEDISDTLFLRPCLLADLAQAALHDLRKLKLVSSVASSSSSSAASSSSATTTFTTNSAIVRVLRGKVGRARGKAATRGASSRSWTDCACESCNHWSSPSGERDALFVHVEGPKGEKVAEEDVVFIHGFLSSSAFWTETVFPNVSEAAKSRYRLLAVDLLGFGRSPKPPESLYTLREHVEMIERSVLRRFQVKSFHIVAHSLGSILALALAVKYPGAVKSLTLLAPPYFPVPKGEHGTHYVLRRVAPRRVWPLMAFGASVLCWYEHISRVASLVLCKNHRRWESAFKFVTRNRIRTYLMDGFFCHTHNASWHTFHNIICGAGAGKVEAYLEAVAERLSCDVVVFHGRDDELLPVDCSYAVKSKVPRTRVVVVDRKDHLTIVVGRQKAFAGELVDIWENANKCCKETEKI, translated from the exons ATGTCTCAGGAGACTAAGCATTCTTCTTCATTTGGACTCTGGTTGCCGGCGATGGCATctgcggcggcggcggtggcTCGGATGGTGAACGAGGCCGTGAGCCTTCTGGTATTTATCGTGCTGGATTTACTAGACGCATTGCTGTGCTTCGTGTACAAGATGGCCGACTACGTGATGGAGGAGTGCAAGCCCTGCTACTGCTCCTCCTCCTTCAACTCCTCCTCCGACGACGACGATGACGTCATCCTCGTGGCGGAGAAGGGCGGATCGAAGCTCCTCTCGTTGACCTCCTCCGCCTCCTCCGACGACACCAAGCTCCACCTCGAGGACATCTCCGACACCCTCTTCCTCCGCCCCTGCCTCCTCGCCGACCTCGCCCAGGCCGCACTCCACGACCTCCGCAAGCTCAAGCTCGTCTCCTCTGttgcttcctcttcctcctcgtcGGCTGCATCCTCCTCTTCCGCCACCACCACCTTCACCACAAACTCCGCCATCGTCCGTGTCCTCCGGGGGAAGGTCGGCCGCGCCCGCGGTAAGGCAGCGACTCGGGGCGCTTCTTCCCGGAGCTGGACAGACTGCGCCTGCGAGAGTTGCAACCATTGGAGCTCCCCTTCCGGCGAGCGCGACGCCCTCTTCGTCCACGTCGAAGGTCCTAAAG GGGAGAAGGTGGCGGAGGAGGATGTTGTGTTCATCCACGGGTTCTTGTCATCGTCGGCGTTCTGGACGGAGACGGTGTTCCCGAACGTGTCGGAGGCAGCGAAGTCGAGGTACAGACTGCTGGCGGTGGACCTGTTGGGCTTCGGCCGGAGCCCCAAGCCGCCGGAGTCGCTCTACACCCTGCGGGAGCACGTGGAGATGATCGAGCGGTCGGTGCTCCGGCGGTTCCAAGTCAAGAGCTTCCACATCGTGGCGCACTCGCTGGGATCCATCCTCGCGCTGGCGCTCGCCGTCAAGTACCCCGGCGCCGTCAAGTCGCTCACTCTCCTTGCTCCG CCATATTTTCCGGTGCCGAAGGGGGAGCACGGGACACATTACGTGCTCCGGCGGGTGGCGCCGAGGAGGGTGTGGCCGTTGATGGCGTTCGGGGCGTCGGTGCTGTGCTGGTACGAGCACATCAGCCGGGTGGCGAGCCTCGTGCTCTGCAAGAACCACCGCCGCTGGGAAAGCGCCTTCAAGTTCGTCACGCGGAACAG gATTAGAACATATTTGATGGATGGGTTTTTCTGCCACACGCACAACGCCTCGTGGCACACCTTCCACAACATCATCTGCGGCGCCGGCGCCGGCAAGGTGGAGGCGTACCTGGAGGCGGTGGCGGAGCGGCTGAGCTGCGACGTGGTGGTCTTCCACGGGCGCGACGACGAGCTTCTCCCCGTCGACTGCAGCTACGCCGTCAAGTCGAAGGTCCCCCGCACCCGCGTCGTCGTCGTCGACCGCAAGGACCACCTCACCATCGTCGTCGGCCGGCAGAAGGCCTTCGCCGGCGAGCTCGTGGACATCTGGGAAAACGCCAATAAATGCTGTAAAGAAACCGAAAAAATCTGA